GTGAACGGGAGGCGCGAAACGATCACGAGCCCGCTCCGGCCGAACGTACTCTGGAAATCCACCTGGTAGGGAAACGCGTCCGCGACGCGCCGGAGAAACTTCCGCCGGTGGGGCCTCGACCAGGCTTCCTGCACGGCGACGACGTCGAGCGTCGTATCCCGGAGAAGGCGCTCGGCCAGGGCTCGGAAGCGGCTGCCCTTGTGGCGCGAGACGAGCGGGATGCCCCACATGTTGACGGTAGCGACGCGCAGGCTCGACGTACTCCAGGTCTGCGCCGACGGAAGGGAGGTCGGTTCCGCGCAACGGCCGAGACGGTAGCTCCTTTTGGCGCAAGACGAGACGACGAAACCCGCCAGCACGAGAACGAGAAGAGGAGTGAGGGGAAGAGCACGCACGAAAAATCAATGTAGCACGGAGCTCCGGACGCACTCCACCGGTTTCCCGGCCACCGCACGTCACTCCGCAAAGAAAGGGCTCGACCAGACGAGCCCCCCGCCTTCGAGGTGAACGCGCACGTAGAGGTACTCCCCCCGCCGCAGAGGCTCGACCCGGCGTTCCAGGAAAACGTCCTCCCCGGCGGGTTCTCCGAGAAGCGTCTCGACCCTCCCTTTCCGGACGAGCTCGATTCGCTCGACCGCCGACGGCGCCGCGACGCTCACGGCGAGACGGCCGGCCCCGGGACCCGAAGCTTCTCCGGCCTTCGCGGCGGGCTGCGCGGGCACGGTCGATCCCATGGGTCGGCCGTCGAGCGAAACACGCAAAACGGCGCGAGGTCCGTTCGTCGCGTAGACGCGCCTGCGCCGCAGCGCTTCGAGGATCGAGCTCCGGGTCAGCTCCTCGGTCACGATCGCGGCGAGCCCGCCGGAAGGGCCGGCCAGGTGCACGAGGCCGGGATGCCCGTCGTGGCTGTCCCCGCTGCCCACGAACCCGAGCCGATAGCCTCGGTCGAGCGCGTCACGGACGAAATTGCCCGGGACCGGGTCGTAGATCACCGACGCCACGTCGGGCGCTTCGCTCACGCCGTGAACGGAGACGATTTCCGTGACCGGCTCGAGGACCGGGTCGGGAGGGATCGACCAGTTCGTGGCGATCGGACCACCGGCCGAGTGGTGCGCGACCGTCACGACCGGCTTTCCCCGCAGCGCCGACCAGAGCCCCTCGGGACGCTCGTACCGCTCGTCGAGAGAGCCGAGAATCTTTTCCTCGCCGCCGAAATAGAGAACGTGGCGGTGGCCGTGGATCCAGCTCGTCCACTCGAAGCCGACCAGCGCCACGAACCGTCCCGGCTCGTCGAATTTCGCCGCGGCCGAGCGAATCGCCTCCCAGAGCTCGGGATGCTGGTCGAGCATCAACGTGCCCCAGTGGTCGTGATCCGTGAGCGCGGCGACGTCGAGCGCCGCGACGTCCCGGGCGTAGCGGTAGTACTCCTCGGGCGTCCCCGTGCCGTCCGAAAGGTTGGAATGGCCGTGGAGGTCGCCCCAGTAGATCTTGGTCCCGGCACGTGAAACCACGATCGGGTTGCTTCGGGCCCGGAATCTCTCGAGAGGTCCCCGGATCTCCAACCGAAAGACACCCTCTCGCCGCGCCGAGAACCCGACGGATTTCACCCCGCGGTCTTCCGGGGACAAGGGGACCCGCAGGGGCAGGTCGAAACCTTCGGGGACGTCGACGAAGCGAACCTCGCCGCCGACCCTCGTTCCCGCGTTCCCCACGGCGTCGAGCACCGCCACGGTAAGCTTGGCTTTCTCCCCCGGCCGAACGACCGAGGGCCCGGTGAGAATCACGCGCTCGGGAGGTCCTGCCGCCACGTCGACGCTCGGCGAGTCCCCGACGACGGCACGCACGCCGTCCCCGTCCCCGTCGACGGCCAGCCAGAGCCGCGCGCCGGACTCCGCGTAGCGGTCCACCCGTGCACCACGCGGTCCTGCCCCGTAGTGGATCTCGAGACGCTCGCCCGGCTCCATCCGCCGGCCCGCGACGCGAATCGAAAGCATCGGATCCACCGACGTCTCGACTTCGAGGCGGAGACCGGGGGCGTCCGTGCGGACCTCGGTGTAACCCGGAGCCTCGGGGTCGTCGGCCTGCGCTGGACTCCACCCCCAGAAAGGGGACGGAAAAAAGAAGATCCGCCCCCCCTCGGCAATCCCGAGCGGTCCGGCTTCGTAGACCACGAGCCAGTGCCCGACACTCCCGGCCTCGACCGGGGAGGGGGTGCTTCGTTCGGCATCGATCCAGGCCCTGCCCCCGCCGTCCGACGGATGCCGCTTCGCCGCCAGGTCCTCACGGAGCAACTCGACGACGTGCCACCGCGCCTGCGGCGAGACGATACCGGCTTTCGGATGGCGCTTTTCCGGCGGCGGTTCGCGTCGACAACCCCAAGCGCCCGCGAGAAAAACGGCGGCACAGAAAAACGAAGCGGCGACGATCGACGCCGTCCTCCCCCCCTTGTCCTGTTCGGGCGCTTGGTCAAGAATCCGGCGCCGAACGCGAACCATGGCCGCGAACCCCTACCGCTCCTCGATCGTCCGAAAAGGCGTGACGGGCCTCACCGGCGTGGGACTCGTTCTCTTCGTCATTTTCCACCTGGCCGGAAACCTCACCTTGCTCGCCGGACCCGACGCTTTCAACGCCTACGCCCACGAGCTCCACGAACTCGGCGGCTTGCTCCTCGCCGCCGAACTCGGCCTTCTCGCGCTCTTCCTCTTCCACGCCACCTCGGCCATCGCGGTCTGGGTGGAGGGTCGTCGAGCCCGCACCGTTCGGAACACCCTCGAGCGAAGCAAGGGATACCCGAGCAGGCAGACGCTCGCCTCTCGCAGCATGATCCTCACCGGGGCCGTCCTTCTCGTTTTCACGGTCTTCCACGTTCTCCACTTTCGGCTCGGCCCCGGGATCGAAGAAGGTTACGTCGCCACGCTCGACGGAAAGGAGGTGCGAGACCTCTACCGGCTCGTCGTCGAGGCTTTCCACGGTCCCGCTTACGTCGTCGGGTACGTGGCCGTGATGGTCCTTCTCGGATTCCACCTCCGGCACGGCTTCTGGAGCGCTTTTCAGACGCTCGGTCTTCTCGACCGCCGGCTCCAGCCGATCGCCTACGCGGCGGCGCTGGGAGTCGGCGCCATCCTGGCTCTCGGCTTCCTTTTCCTGCCGCTCTACATCTACTTTTTCGTCCCGGAGCCGGGTGCCGTCGGCGTGGCCTGGGTCACGGGTCCATGATGCGGAACGGTGAGCTACATTCCGGGGCGCCCGGCGGTCCCATCGAGACGAAGTGGGAACGCCACAAGGGGTCTCTTCGTCTCGTGAGCCCGGCGAACCGGCGCAAGTTCGACGTGATCGTCGTGGGCACCGGTCTCGCGGGCGCGTCGGCGGCTTCGGCGCTCGGAGAGCTCGGCTACAACGTGCTCAATCTCTGCATCCAGGACAGCCCGAGACGTGCGCACAGCGTGGCGGCCCAGGGGGGAATCAACGCGGCCAAGAACTACCGGAACGACGGCGACAGCGTCTTCCGCCTCTTCTACGACACCATCAAGGGCGGAGACTTCCGGGCGAGGGAAGAAAACGTCTATCGCCTCGCCGAGCTGTCCCTGAAAATCATCGACCACTGCGCCGCGCAAGGCATCCCGTTCGCGCGAGAATACGGGGGGCATCTCGCGAACCGCTCGTTCGGCGGCGTGCAGGTCTCGCGAACCTTCTACGCGCGGGGGCAGACGGGACAGCAGCTCCTCCTGGGCGCCTACGGGTCGCTCATGCGTCAGGTCGACGCCGGACAGGTGCGGATTCTTCCCCGGCGGGAAATGCTCGACCTCGTCGTCGTGGACGGACGCGCCCGCGGCATCGTCTGCCGGAATCTCGTGACGGGCGCGATCGAAAGTTACGCCGGCCATGCCGTCGTGCTCTGCACGGGCGGCTACTCCACGGTCTACTTCCTTTCGACGAACGCCGTGAACTCGAACGCGACGGCGATCTGGCGGTGCTACAAGCGGGGCGCCTTCTTCGCGAACCCCAGCTTCACGCAGATCCATCCCACGTGCATTCCCGTCGTGGGGAGTCAGCAGTCGAAGCTCACGCTCATGAGCGAAAGCTTGCGGAACGACGGGCGCGTGTGGGTCCCCAAGCAGCCCGGCGACCGGCGTCCCCCGAACGAAATCCCCGAGTCGGAAAGGGACTACTTCCTCGAGAGAATGTATCCGGCCTTCGGCAACCTCGTGCCCCGGGACGTCGCCTCCCGCGCGGCCAAGGCCGTGTGCGACGAGGGGCGGGGGGTCGGCCCCACCGGGCTCGCCGTGTACCTCGACTTCCGCGACGCCATCGAGAGGCTCGGCGTGGACGTCGTGCGGGAGCGGTACGGAAACCTCTTCCAGATGTACAAGGAGATCACGAACGAAGACCCGTACCAGGTGCCGATGCGCATCTACCCCGCGCCCCACTACACGATGGGAGGGCTCTGGGTGGACTACAACCTCATGAGCACGATACCCGGACTCTTCGTCCTGGGAGAAGCCAACTTCTCGGACCACGGGGCGAACCGGCTCGGAGCGAGCGCACTCATGCAGGGCCTCGCCGACGGCTACTTCATCATCCCCTACACGCTCGCCCACTACCTCGCGGGTAACACCCTCGGAAACGTGACGACCGAGCATCCGGCCTTCCGGGAAGCGGAACTTCAGGTGCGACAACAGGTCGAGCGACTGCTTTCGATCCGGGGGAAGAAAACCGTGCGGGAACTCCACTGGCAGCTCGGCCGGCTGCTGTGGGACAGGGTCGGCATGACCCGCAACGCCCAGGGGCTACGGGAAGCCATCGAGAAAGTCCGCGAACTCCGCCAGGAGTTCTGGGAGAACGTGAACGTCCCAGGGAGCGGCGACGACCTGAACAAGTGCCTCGAGATGGCCGGACGGCTGGCCGACTACTTCGAGCTCGGCGAACTCATGTGCCGGGACGCTCTCGAACGCGAAGAATCCTGCGGTTGCCACTTCCGCGAGGAGTACCGGACTCCGGAGGGAGATCCCAAGCGAGACGACGAGCGTTACGCCTACGTGGCAGCCTGGGAGTACACCGGAGAGGGCGCCGAGCCGCGGCTCCACCGCGAGCCGCTCCGGTTCGAAGTCGTCCAGCCGAGCGCCCGGAGCTACCGATGAACGGAGAGAACGGAACCCGTTCGTACACCCTGCGCATCTGGCGC
The sequence above is a segment of the Candidatus Binatia bacterium genome. Coding sequences within it:
- a CDS encoding fumarate reductase, whose product is MTGLTGVGLVLFVIFHLAGNLTLLAGPDAFNAYAHELHELGGLLLAAELGLLALFLFHATSAIAVWVEGRRARTVRNTLERSKGYPSRQTLASRSMILTGAVLLVFTVFHVLHFRLGPGIEEGYVATLDGKEVRDLYRLVVEAFHGPAYVVGYVAVMVLLGFHLRHGFWSAFQTLGLLDRRLQPIAYAAALGVGAILALGFLFLPLYIYFFVPEPGAVGVAWVTGP
- the sdhA gene encoding succinate dehydrogenase flavoprotein subunit, translating into MMRNGELHSGAPGGPIETKWERHKGSLRLVSPANRRKFDVIVVGTGLAGASAASALGELGYNVLNLCIQDSPRRAHSVAAQGGINAAKNYRNDGDSVFRLFYDTIKGGDFRAREENVYRLAELSLKIIDHCAAQGIPFAREYGGHLANRSFGGVQVSRTFYARGQTGQQLLLGAYGSLMRQVDAGQVRILPRREMLDLVVVDGRARGIVCRNLVTGAIESYAGHAVVLCTGGYSTVYFLSTNAVNSNATAIWRCYKRGAFFANPSFTQIHPTCIPVVGSQQSKLTLMSESLRNDGRVWVPKQPGDRRPPNEIPESERDYFLERMYPAFGNLVPRDVASRAAKAVCDEGRGVGPTGLAVYLDFRDAIERLGVDVVRERYGNLFQMYKEITNEDPYQVPMRIYPAPHYTMGGLWVDYNLMSTIPGLFVLGEANFSDHGANRLGASALMQGLADGYFIIPYTLAHYLAGNTLGNVTTEHPAFREAELQVRQQVERLLSIRGKKTVRELHWQLGRLLWDRVGMTRNAQGLREAIEKVRELRQEFWENVNVPGSGDDLNKCLEMAGRLADYFELGELMCRDALEREESCGCHFREEYRTPEGDPKRDDERYAYVAAWEYTGEGAEPRLHREPLRFEVVQPSARSYR